The following nucleotide sequence is from Leucoraja erinacea ecotype New England chromosome 2, Leri_hhj_1, whole genome shotgun sequence.
GTTTCCCTTTTGAGAAGGGAAAATAGTGCTGGTGTTCCCAGTGATTCCCAGATTTGGGAAAATAAATACAGTgccacagcaatagagttgcagctttacagcgtcagagacccgggttcaatcctgacgttgggtgctgtctgtatgcagtttgtatgttctctccccgtgacttgcgtgggttttctctgagatctttggtttcctcccaccctccaaagacgttcaggtttgtaggttaattggcttccgtaaaattgtaaattgtcctttatgcgcgtgggatagtgttaatgtgtgggttggtgatcactggtcagtgcggactctgggcctgtttccgtgctgtatctctaatttaaactgaactaatctgTTTACGCTTTCTAAAGTAGTTACAGTATATCCACTAAAACCCCTCCTTTGCTCAAAGGAGAATAGCCTCCGCATCTGTGGTCCAACTGAAACTCCCCCTTCCTTCAcccatttttatacattgtggaaacaggtccttcggtctaacttgcccacactggccaacatgtcccagctacactagtcccacctgccagcgtttggcccatatctctccaaacctgtcctatccatgacctgtctaactgtttcttaaatgtcgggatagtatgtgcctcaaccacctcctctggcagcttgtttcataccccCACCACTTTTTGTGTGAAAGGGTtctccctcagattcctgttaaatcttttccccttcaccttaaaccaatgttctcttgtcctagattctcctactttgggcaagataATCTGTGCATTGACCCgatctattcgtctcatgatttggtgatgagcttggatggtataatggtattaaaagcagagatgTCATCTATGAATAGGAGGTCCCTACTccacttcctgtaaagactcgcTTCAATTTCTCGAGGTCTTGGATGAAGctcttcccaaaccaagctgtgatgcatcctgttaaaatgctttctatggtgcatctgtagaagttggcgagagttgtcggggacatgccaaacttcctgtcttctaaggaagtagaggcattggtgtgctttcttggttgttgcatcaatatgggtggtccaggagaagttgttggtgatattgaatcCTAGGAATCTGATATTTTCAACAATATCTATCGGTGTTGTCAATACAAACTGGGATATATGTACCACGTCGCTGCCTGAAGTCGTTCACTATCTctgttgtcttgctgacattgatagaAAAGGTTAATGTCTTGACACCAgaacacgaggttctcaatctccttcctgtactccgtctcatcattatttgatatccggcccacaatggtggtgttgtctgcgaatttgaaaattgaattagatctGTACATGGTTGCACagttgtgggtgtacaaggagtaaagaagagagctgagaacacatccttgcagagcaccagtgttgaggattatcatagaggatgatctatcccctactcccaattcctccgctatgctgcatctgtgcccaagatgaggtattccatactaggacatccaagatgtcatcattcttcagggaacaggggttctcctcttccatcatagatgaggccctcatacCTCATCTCCTccgtaccccgcagctccgctcttgctccccctccctttattcgtaacagggacagagtcacTCTAGTTCATACCTTTCACAACAtaagccgttgcatacaacacataatcctccgacattttcaccacctcccatGGGatcccacatcttctcatctccactcctttccgccTTCTACAGAAGCTGTTCCCTCCACGACTCCATGGTtaacacatcccttcccaccaaaatctCTGCCTacccaggtaccttcccttgcaactgcaggagaagcaccacctgtccctgtacctcctccctcgactttgtccagggaccctggcaatgctttcaggttaggcagaggttcacttgcacctcctcaacttcatctactgtatccgttgttcaaagtgtggattcttatacatcggcgtgaccaaacgtagactgggcgatcgtttcactgaacaccttcaccCAGTCCGCCTAGACCTTACTGATCTACTGGTTGCCAAACAATAtaattcccattctcacactgacctttctgtcctgggcctcctccattgttagtgaggctaactgcaaattggaggaacagcatctcatattttgtttgggcagcttacaacgcagcggtataatgtgtaggaaagaactgcagacgctggttttaaatcaaagatagacacaaaatactggagtaactcagctggacaagaggcatctctggagaggaggaatgggtgacctttcttcagactgaataagggtctcgacccgaaacgtcacccattccttctctccagagatgttgcctgtccagcggTATAatgtttgatttctctaacttcaagtaacccctgcaccccccccccccccctttcccacccaaatCGTACTAGCTTTAAAGTGGTCTTGTTGAGACTCATTGCCCgttactcgttttcacctagtccctagctagcaatggcctgtttcctttatcatctttattttttttgactatctttcattcatttgttctatatctctcgtttccctttcacctgactctcagtctgaagaagggtctcgacacgaaacgtcacctattccttttctccacagatgctgtctgacctgctgagttactccagttttttgtgtccacctgAAGTGGTCTGTTGTTTACTCGTCCCCCTGTACTAGCCGCTGACACCAACTCTAACTGACCTGCTTGGCGAcccatgagagagagaggggaaggggggtaaagagggggggtggagggggggggggggggggggggaagggggagagggagagagagaagggggggagagagagagggggggggggaggggagggggagagcgagggggggggagagagagggggggagagagggacggtgagagagagagaggggggagagagagggggagggagggggtggggggggggggggaggggagagggggggagggagaggggggagagggggaagagagaggcgcGGCGCtgcagggggtgagggggggtggagggggggggagggagagggggggggggagggagggggggggggggggggggggggggggggggggggggggggggggggggggggggagggggggagggggggggagagggggggggggggggggggggggggggggggaggggggggagagggaggggggagggggagggagggggggtggaggggagagggggtgagggtggagggagaggggggaaagagggggagagggagggggggaggggggggaggagggtggagggagggtggagggagagggggtgagggtggagggagagggggggggaaggagggggggggaggggggaaggaagggagggggggaggggcgggggggggaggggggggtggggggggggggggaggagggggggagggagggagaggggggaagagagagagaggaggggggagggagaggggggggggggggaggggggtggagggagggggggggggaagggggggggggggggagggagggagtgtaggggaggggggggggtgggggggggggagggggagggggggggaggggggggaggagggggggggagagagaggagaggggggggaggggggctacagagggggggggcagggtgggcagGGACCGCACTGACGGTGCTACAGGCTGGGCATGGGCACTACGCGTGCGCAGCCGGCTCCGGGCAGCGAGGACGAGCCATGGGGTGTTTAACAAGTCCGGGGCAAGAGTGTCTCTGCACGATGCTCACATCAACGTTGTCTGCGCCCAGCCTGCCCCGCCGTCCCTCCCTCCGCTGGATGCCCGGCGTTACCATGTTAGCGTTGATCGCGTGCCTGGTCGCCTGCGCTGCTGCGGGCGAGGATGCCGTCCCGGGGAGCGCGGTGGCGGGGGAGCAGGAGCTGGACGAGCCGGGCAGGGTGGCCTGGGAAGAGCTGGAGAAGAGCGGCGTCGCCGACAGGCACCAGGAGTCCTACAGCACGTTCGCGGCGGAATTGTTAGAGCCGCGCTACTGGGGGGATGAAGGTTGGTGCAGTCCTGTCATTGTAACGGAGAAGAGTAAGAAAGAATATATCATTCCCCGCGTCAATATTTGCAGTTGCCACTTGTGATCTGTGGACTTAATTGTTCTATTTCGGCAGATTTTAACTGGTGCCCTGTTTCAGCATCATGGGAAGTGACATTTGCATCCATCACAATGTATTACTGAACCAGCCGCTGTTCATCGATTGGGCGTTTTACCCCGAGGTTTCTGTCAAATTTTCATTTCGGTCACGTTAATCTTGTTAATTATCACTCGTATCCCGTGTTTCTCACTGTACCTTTCTAAACGTGGTGCTTGCTAAAGCATATTTGCGGGTTCACAGAATGAAAAGATGCGAAATAAGGAAAACATTCCAGTTGGTACCAGCAGTGGGGATGAGAATCATTGAAATTAAAAGGCCCTATTTCGTTCCCCACTTGTTCATTTATCGTTTGCTGGTCGTTACATTTGTATCAAGGAATTTCACGTATGGAAGCACGGGGTCGACCAATTGGCCCCTACTGTCTGCTCGGTTAATCAATAAGATCATTGATGATCTCTTCCCTCAGCACCACCTTCCTGTGCTAACCTCTTAGTTACGTTAATAAACAGAAATTCACCAATCCCTGGAGCATGTTGATCACTATAATTTTTGATGACATCTCTAAATACAAATTCAGCTGCCGTTGTGCTCTGCGCATTGTTGGGCATGTCATGttttatcattatcattatccAAGTCATGTACATGGATAGCCTTTTGAGTGGAGTTAATCATATGTCTTTCCAGATCTGAACAATAAATCATGGAACCACCAGAAGCAACCATTTCTTGCTCATCCTGCCAATTGGTAGAAAATTGGAACATAGCATACAAAACGTTTAGTACCATTCATTAATGTCGCCTGTTAGGTTGAATTTCGTTTTCTAACTTCAAAGCAAAAGGGAAATGTTTGTTCAGCAATATATTATGATTACCAATTGAGCATTGATTTTTCACTAGGAAAGTCGTTTTCAAGGCAATTTTTTTATTGCAAGTGAATAAGTATACAATTATAATAACTTgtttcatgacagtgagatgaagtaaaaataatttatatttctCAGGCAAGAATTATACCTGTACCTAATATGTTATTGAATAACTCATATTTTATTGATCATCAAATTAGTGGTGATTTTGTGTTGTAGGTTATGCtttcccatcccctcctcctgtGGATCCTTTTGCAAAAATACGTATAGATGATTGTGGAAAGACTAAAGGCTGCTTTAGGTGGGTTCCAGAAGTGCATGTTAATTTTGTAAATGCTATCGGATTAAATAATGTCCGTCTTCGTCTCCCATTTTCATCCCCTTCTGAAATTACTGCACTGTCTTTTTATAATTCTGTTCCTTTTGCCTTGCTGCCATTcacaaataaatgtgaaaataaaCGCACAAAAATCAGTTATACAGATAAAAGAAAAGGATACTGGGATGTTTCTGCTACGTATTCACCATAACAAAAGTTCCAAAATATGTTTTGTGACTATAGGTTGTAGCAACATTTATTTTGGTTCATACTAATGAAGCTAAAAACAGTGATTAGAAATCACCAATTTACACCAGTACTCAAATTAACTGTAATGAATTCCTTCAAACTACACAAATAACAGCTAAAAGTTTTCCCAGAGCTCTCTATGCCCTGCAGATTAGCAACATCTCAAAGCAAAAAAAACCACAgaatgttggaaaaactcagtggatcAATCCCTTGAAAAAGGCCACTCATTCAgaatgcattttatttaattaattcaaCGCTCCATATTAGTTAAGCATTTATTATTTTTGCATCACATCACTTTACAGTAATCTTTTTTCCTTATTCCACACCATCTCCTTGAACccatttcaaccccattctctctacatctgcaaatatatgttAATCAACAATAGGAGagaccttttcactcagagggtgatagacatatggaatgagctgccagagggggtagttgaggcaggtacaataataacaattaaaatacatttggacaggaacatggataggaaagagagGGATACTGGCCAAATGAGGCTAGCTTAGATGGAGTATCTTGGTCAGCCTGGCcaagatgggctgaatagcctgtttccatgctggccatgctcttatttcagtcctgctgtcaggaagaaggtataggaatctgaaaccagtgaccaccaggttcaagaatagcatcttcccaacaaacatcaggctcttgaacactccaAAAcattaacctcaactatgaactaaagactgtctttggttgcgcgATAGAGTTTGTTTTTGCACTTGTATTagggttattcatttattgttttTCTGTTTATTACATATTATCCATGTGCATTGTATTTACagttctgttatgctgctgcaagtaaaaatgtcactgttccCTTCTCAGTACATTCGACAATTGGGAAaggaatttaatttttattaacaGTTAAATTAAGTGAACTAAAAGAAGCAGAATATGAATTGGAATATAAAAGAATTCATAATGAGAATATGTTTGGAAAAGCAGTTGAAAATTAGCACCAGATTACTTGCTGCTCTTTGAAAATCTAATTGCACTGTGAAATGAGTCTCCAAATAACTGCACCTGGTAGGTCCTCAGATTTGGAGTTATGGCTGTGATCAATTTTATGTGGAAATCCGTTTGGGTGGAAAGTCTGAGgcaaaataaaattgattgagaAAACTTAATCATATTATAATTATGCACATTACTAGTTTACTCCTTAGCTGGTTTAGTTGAGTTCTCTGAGCACAAATCTGGCAGATTTTCGTTACAGCACCTAATAGCCAGTAATGCACTTTTGTTAAAATGCagggtttcttgttttttttaatgtccttaAATGTAAATAATTACACTCTGTGGTAGAAAAATAAACTTTGATTTAATTTCCACAACGTTGTTTAATTTAAAGTATAAATTAAATGCTTCTTTCATAAATTCCACTCATTCTGCTCTTGAGAAAAATAAGTTGGGATTCCCAAACTAGAGAGGAAAAAAAGTGATACATGTTGGAGAATCTGGATAATAGTTCATTTTTGTAAGAGTAATGATCTTTGCCCTAGTATCGCTAAATGCATGAAATCATCCTGTGCAATTTTACAGAAAGATAACATTTACATTTAGTTTCCCCATAGAGTTTTATAATATCCATTATAAAAAGTTAGTATTCATTTTTGCTGCCTAAGGAAATGTTTAAGTTATTAAAATAGtgtattttgaataaaattggtcATACCCAGGTGTGCTGGTAAATAGGTGCTCAAGCTACACGAATCATTATTAGCACGTCATGAAATGTGAGGATgtgtttaaaatatataaatgtacCAAATATTCCAATTTATAAATTATATATTCCTTTTATCTCTATAAATGATTTTTCAAAAATCAGAGAAAAGTATATTATTTGTGTTGAGTCAAGAATCACAAAAATTGTCTCGGTTTAGTGAAAGTTATATTTTTCCACTGTCTATTCCTCTGTTCCTTTTGCAGGTATGGAAAACCTGGCTGTGATGCAGACACGTGTGATTATTTCCTCAGTTACCGCAGAATAGGTGCTGATGTTGAATTTGAGCTAAGTGCTGACACTGATGGCTGGGTTGCAGTTGGATTTTCATCTGACAAACTAATGGTAAACCACCAACTCACCTGCATATTTAATAGAAATGGATGTACTATGCGAAATAAATGTATAAACATGACTTTAGTTTCTCATTATTGATAAAGCAATGTAAATGGATGAGTTAATTCTACAGGTTTAAAACGATGTAATATAATCttaattttatcttttcaaaaagtAAACAGTTTGATTTAAGATCCCTGATAAATCAAAATAAGATCCTGAAATCAGAAAATCAGACAATGCATACTGAGTTCCTAACTGCATTATTTTCTGAAAGCAACTGGTTTCTATTACAAGGATATAAAGTGcaagagtatctcagtgggtcaggcagcaggcagcattgctggagaacatggagagtttacaatttgggttgagacctttcttcacactgatttgaggggggtgggggggagtggggggggatgaaagctggaagagaagaggtaCAGGACAAatactggcaaatgataggtggatacaggtgaggagcatTTTGAATAGGGAGATGATTCATCAATAAATATGGTTCGGCTTGATGCTGATTGCTGTATTGCAATACACTTTGCTCACAACAacaaggaatttgttatcctgaatgtGTATACACATTCCTCAATGTGAATACATcctatgaatgccatcagaatgaggatgaatatttaaatagacttgctttcatctattcctttattcaaaacaataattattgtagtgtatatgtcattggggatatgaatgcagacatctcagataggaactcattgtttgccaatcatatggctcagttctgtaaagataataaattaatattgtcaagcaaagtgcttttacctacagatagttatacttatataagtgaggcctggcacactacatcatggctggaccactgtattagcacagctgatgcacatgcctcattgggggTATGAGCATTTTGTACGGAGCAGCAATGACTGGTCATATACCTGTGGCTATGACAATAAACGTTGAACACCTTGTGGTttccagagatagaaatagctttaacaCAGAACAACTGGACTGATCAAccctcacaaaggaagacatcttaGCCTAgtatgcccatacagataaatccttaagcaacagcacaggttcacgagattgatccctgggatggcgggactgtcatatgaggaaagattgaaaagactaggcttgtattcattggagtttcagtaggatgaggggggatcttataaaaacatataattttgtaaaagaactggacaagctagaggcaggaaaaatgttcccaatgttgggcgagtccagaaccaggggccacagtcttagaataaaggggaggccatttaagactgagagttgtgaatttgtggaattccctgccacaaagggcagcgGAAGCCAAatcatggatggatttaagagagagttagatagagctccaggggctagtggaatcaagggatatggggagaaggcaggcacgggttattaattggggacgatcagccatgatcgccatgaatggcggtgctggctcgaaggaccgaatggcctcctcctgcacctattttctatggttctatgtttaatATTCATCTAgctaaagatgtaataatgtctagtaatgttaattgtaaggatatgaagcatagggagatatctgctccatgtataatgatatagtaagctCTTTATGTGTAGacagtaagccctactgcaagcataaaaataagacacatagcATCAGGCcgggctggaataagtatgtagctgagtttcatgctgaagcccgtgaagccactaaatcatgggctatggcaggtagacccagacaggggcttGTGTTgagtacaagaagctcactaatgcaagatataagtatgctgttcgcttcatctgtaaaaatgagcaagctatgagggctgattccatggctaagaagctgctaattaacaatgctactgatttttggaaagaagtgagagctcttaacagttgcaaaacatctctaccatgcactgtagatggaatctccggaacagctaatatcgcggagttatggcaaCAACATTATAGTagtttattcaactgtgtccacgGTGATTTgcatagggtggacaatattgtgagtaatgactcaatggtgattatgtcacatgaggtgtatcatcgcaggatcatttcattccaaaaaggaagaaagattctaagggaagtaggaggcaactgtggctgacaagagaagttagggatagaataaaactaaaagaaaagatgtataacacagcaaagagtagccggaagccagaggattgggaaactttcataggacaacaaaaagaaacaaaactggcaatacgggctgaaaagatgaagtacgagaggaagctggccaggaatataaagtaggacagtgaaagcttctttagatatgttaagggaaaaagaatagcaaagtcaaatgtgggtcccttgaaggcagacacgggtgaaattattatggggaacaaagaaatggcagaagagttgaacaggtacttcggatctgtcttcactaaggaagacacaaacaatctcccagaagtactggaggacagaggatctaagggggtagaggaactgaaataaattttcattaggcgagaaatagtattgggtaggctaatgggactgaaggatgataaaggatgggcctgatggtctgcatcccagagtcctCAGGGACGTGGCTctggaaatagtggacgcattggggatcattttccaatgttcaatagattcaggatcagtcctgtagattggagaatagcaaatgttatcccacttttcaagaaatgagtgagagaggaaacggggaattacagaccagttagcctgatttcggtggtgcgaaagatgctggagtcaattattaaagagataataatggggcatttggatagcagtaaaaggatttgtccaagtcaacatggatttatgaaaggaaaatcatgcttgactaatcttctggaatattttgaggatgtgacaagtaaaatggatgaaggggaaccatggatgtagtgtatctagacattcagaaagcctttgataaggtcccgcgcgggaaactggtgactaaaattagagcacatggtattgggggtagggtgttgtcgtggatagaaaattaggtggcagacaggaagcaaagagtaggagtgaatgggtccttttcagaatggcaggcagtagcgagtggagtgccacaaggctcggtgttggggctgcaactgtttaccatatatattaatgatttggaagagggaatttggAACAACaccagtaagtttgcagatgacacaaagctgggtggcagtgaactgtgaagaggatgttaggaggttgcagggtgacctggacaggttgagtgagtgggaaaatgcgtggcagatgcagtataatatagataaatgtgaggttatccacattggcggcaaaaacaagggggcagattattgtctcaatggggttaggttaggtaagggggaggtacagagacctgggtgtccttgtacacaagtcactgaaagttggcttacaggcacagcaggcggtgaagaaagctaatggtatgttgacctatataacaagaggatttcagtataggaataaggaggttcttctgctgttctatagggctctggtaagaccacatctggagtattgtgtacagttttggtctcctaatttgagaaggacatccttgtgattgaggcagtgcagcgtaggttcatgagattgattcctgggatggtgggactgtcatatgagtcaaattgaaaagactaggcttgtatccactggagtttagaaggatgagg
It contains:
- the LOC129710635 gene encoding DOMON domain-containing protein FRRS1L; amino-acid sequence: MGCLTSPGQECLCTMLTSTLSAPSLPRRPSLRWMPGVTMLALIACLVACAAAGEDAVPGSAVAGEQELDEPGRVAWEELEKSGVADRHQESYSTFAAELLEPRYWGDEGYAFPSPPPVDPFAKIRIDDCGKTKGCFRYGKPGCDADTCDYFLSYRRIGADVEFELSADTDGWVAVGFSSDKLMGGDDVMACVHDDNGRVRIQHFYNVGQWAKEIKRNPARDEEGIFEDNRVTCRFKRPVYVPRDETIIDLHLSWYYLFAWGPAIQGSITRHDIDSPPVSEDVVSIYKYEDVFMPSAAFQTFSSPFCLLLIVALTFYILMGTP